Proteins from a genomic interval of Spea bombifrons isolate aSpeBom1 chromosome 4, aSpeBom1.2.pri, whole genome shotgun sequence:
- the TMEM88 gene encoding transmembrane protein 88, with amino-acid sequence MSRSDVNQVAVGDDAPAPPPPYTPLPPTPREPLDCWACAVLITAHNLLVGAANLLIFLILCGGALAPSAAMLLYGFLCHPQFRRPKETLCSPLLTPVACTALLVFGVILLLPFLILGLAAYARLAHALKLGSCFLPYSRAVYQGRQRGAKERQQESKSWV; translated from the exons ATGTCTCGCTCCGACGTGAATCAGGTGGCGGTGGGCGACGATGCCCCTGCCCCACCACCCCCATATACCCCACTCCCTCCCACCCCCAGGGAGCCCCTGGATTGCTGGGCCTGCGCGGTTCTGATCACAGCTCACAATCTGCTGGTGGGAGCCGCTAACCTGCTGATATTCCTGATCCTGTGTGGAGGAGCCCTCGCCCCCTCGGCTGCCATGCTGCTCTACGGGTTCCTGTGCCACCCCCAG TTCCGGCGACCCAAAGAGACGCTCTGCTCCCCGCTCCTCACCCCGGTGGCCTGCACAGCTCTGCTGGTCTTCGGCGTCATCCTTCTGCTGCCCTTCCTGATCCTGGGCTTGGCGGCGTACGCCCGGCTGGCTCACGCGCTGAAGCTGGGGTCCTGCTTCCTGCCCTACAGCCGCGCCGTCTATCAGGGCCGCCAACGAGGAGCCAAGGAACGCCAACAGGAGAGCAAGTCTTGGGTGTGA